A region from the Hyalangium gracile genome encodes:
- a CDS encoding serine hydrolase domain-containing protein, with the protein MNVAVTALAVLLSLRVGMGVGALGTSTVLAALPALLLVVVLPPVAVVGANSWQVRRLGAGSTRWGAALGVALGLQVLVLVGAILVGASARRLGDVALLIAVEAAVLPAVVMRLARGSRAALPSPSGALALLLVLLAGPRLALAACPERDAWPTRDWPRGALPAGREQALKAFEDYAFTLEGKDEDRDGVRTDGVVIIHRGRLVYERYARGFKAEQRHLGWSMSKSVTNALTALAVAHGALSLDDSICKHVKATNQAACAITVRHLLEFGSGLDWKEGYENDSLQTSSVLAMLYGEGRRDMVAFITSHALRDTPGTSWEYSSGDSTLLAGVVGAAMKPRFGDGWEWKLLLEPVGARSAVLERDGQGVLVGSSLMHATPRDWAKLGFFFLNDGCWEGQRLLPEGWMAASVAVSEPLKQKRVDWDAGDVTGRKFWLNRPVPGFQDERPWPDVPEDAYAMRGHWGQSVTIIPSMDLVVVRMADDRKKAFSLNTFLKHAIPLVEGAP; encoded by the coding sequence GTGAATGTGGCAGTGACTGCGCTGGCCGTGCTGCTGTCGCTGCGAGTGGGCATGGGTGTGGGAGCGCTCGGGACGAGCACGGTGCTGGCGGCGCTGCCCGCGCTGCTGCTCGTGGTGGTGCTGCCGCCGGTGGCGGTGGTGGGAGCCAACAGCTGGCAGGTCCGCCGTCTGGGAGCGGGCAGCACGCGGTGGGGCGCGGCGTTGGGCGTGGCGCTCGGGCTCCAGGTGCTGGTGCTGGTGGGGGCCATCCTGGTGGGCGCCTCGGCGCGGAGGCTCGGGGATGTCGCGCTGCTGATCGCGGTGGAGGCGGCGGTGCTTCCGGCCGTGGTGATGCGGCTGGCGCGGGGCTCGAGGGCCGCGCTTCCTTCCCCGAGCGGAGCGCTGGCGCTGCTGCTGGTGCTGCTCGCGGGGCCGAGGCTGGCGCTCGCGGCCTGTCCCGAGCGGGACGCGTGGCCGACGCGGGACTGGCCCCGGGGCGCGCTGCCGGCCGGGCGCGAGCAGGCCCTGAAGGCCTTCGAGGACTACGCCTTCACGCTGGAGGGCAAGGACGAGGACCGCGACGGCGTGCGCACGGACGGGGTGGTCATCATCCACCGGGGGCGGCTGGTGTACGAGCGCTACGCGCGAGGCTTCAAGGCGGAGCAGCGCCACCTGGGCTGGTCCATGTCGAAGAGCGTGACGAACGCGCTCACGGCGCTGGCGGTGGCGCACGGCGCGCTGTCGCTGGACGACTCCATCTGCAAGCACGTGAAGGCGACGAACCAGGCGGCGTGCGCCATCACGGTGCGCCACCTGCTCGAGTTCGGCTCGGGGCTGGACTGGAAGGAGGGCTACGAGAACGACTCGCTGCAGACGTCCTCGGTGCTGGCGATGCTCTACGGAGAGGGGCGCCGGGACATGGTGGCCTTCATCACCTCGCACGCGCTGCGGGACACGCCGGGCACGAGCTGGGAGTACTCCTCGGGGGACAGCACGCTGCTGGCCGGAGTGGTGGGCGCGGCCATGAAGCCCCGCTTCGGCGACGGCTGGGAGTGGAAGCTGCTGCTGGAGCCGGTGGGAGCGCGCAGCGCCGTCCTCGAGCGGGACGGCCAGGGCGTGCTGGTGGGCTCCTCGCTGATGCACGCCACGCCGCGCGACTGGGCGAAGCTGGGTTTCTTCTTCCTCAATGACGGCTGCTGGGAGGGCCAGCGCCTGCTGCCCGAGGGGTGGATGGCCGCCTCCGTCGCCGTCTCCGAGCCGCTCAAGCAGAAGCGCGTGGACTGGGATGCCGGAGACGTGACGGGCCGCAAGTTCTGGCTCAACCGCCCGGTGCCCGGCTTCCAGGATGAGCGGCCCTGGCCGGACGTGCCCGAGGACGCCTACGCCATGCGCGGACACTGGGGACAGTCCGTCACCATCATCCCCTCGATGGACCTGGTGGTGGTGCGCATGGCCGACGATCGGAAGAAGGCCTTCAGCCTCAACACCTTCCTCAAGCACGCCATCCCGCTGGTGGAGGGCGCGCCATGA
- a CDS encoding DUF2378 family protein, whose protein sequence is MHAQPESIQPVLDLDVERQLRHRMAMASPTDTARGMFFNGALEVARALGGSEAADRCQQLIGEKRFIDFFNYPVQDLLRMSLEVVRTVGPRAGGGAGVLRRMGIQAAKDFLASPSGKTMLLLAGNNPRRLLNQLPTSYRTAVSFGERRVVWSVADRAGLFVAQRDFLPPAFTKGLLQGVLEGVGVRSVNVSGRPTGMLDSEYEISWE, encoded by the coding sequence ATGCACGCACAACCCGAGTCAATACAGCCAGTGCTGGACCTGGACGTGGAGCGACAGCTCCGCCATCGGATGGCAATGGCCAGCCCCACGGATACTGCACGCGGGATGTTCTTCAACGGGGCGCTCGAAGTCGCTCGCGCACTCGGTGGGAGTGAGGCCGCGGACCGCTGCCAGCAGCTGATTGGAGAGAAGCGCTTCATCGACTTCTTCAACTACCCGGTGCAGGACCTGTTGAGGATGTCGCTCGAGGTGGTGCGCACGGTGGGGCCCCGCGCCGGCGGGGGCGCCGGGGTGCTGCGGCGCATGGGGATTCAGGCCGCCAAGGACTTCCTGGCCTCGCCCTCGGGCAAGACGATGCTGCTGCTGGCGGGCAACAACCCCCGGAGGCTGCTCAACCAGCTGCCCACCAGCTACCGCACCGCCGTGAGCTTCGGTGAGCGCCGGGTCGTGTGGTCTGTCGCCGATCGCGCGGGTCTCTTTGTCGCGCAGCGGGACTTCCTGCCGCCCGCCTTCACCAAGGGGCTGCTGCAGGGGGTGCTGGAGGGCGTGGGCGTGCGCAGTGTGAACGTGAGCGGGCGTCCCACGGGGATGCTCGACAGTGAATACGAGATTTCCTGGGAGTGA
- a CDS encoding MASE1 domain-containing protein yields the protein MVQDALILPRWHPGARLALFASLYLGLASLGRELTTSSEQSSAVWLPSGLVLFALLMSPARHWPAVALTTVALGFLTQHSDRSGVLTLLVSTCGALEALVGAALLRRLVGPRVELHRVRDVLGLVTLSAGLSTLATAFVAVSLIVLSGASSWQLYWPTWWVFWLGDAMGVLVLAPLLLAWTHGLKGWEHRRRWELGATLLVVGTATHVVFRSQALEPWWALHPLVYLSLPFILWAALRLEAAGTTAVTALISTVALWHTAQGHGPFSRPALQHLPRVARAPGPQHHEQELSAPSPAPGPSQRLALLQLFLGAVNISGLLLAAALGERRRAQLEVSALNQELRHSLEVLARTQSELLARERMAALGELSATLAHEVRNPLGAIANCVSALRHLPGRRPEPQEEALLDIIDEEVQRLDQLVRELLDFARPVRPRPRPQPLEAVVEGALCAALRSQGPNPRITVLREVEPALPPALVDAPLLHLAFTNLFTNALQAMPDGGALQVRIARDERAPQQLQLSISDTGRGMSPEVQRRIFEPFFTTRANGIGLGLPIVLRIVEGHLGQVEVRSTEGRGTTFTVRLPCTESATEQPLAS from the coding sequence GTGGTCCAGGACGCACTCATTCTGCCGCGCTGGCACCCCGGGGCGCGCCTGGCGCTCTTCGCCTCGCTCTACCTCGGCCTGGCCTCGCTGGGCCGCGAGCTCACCACCAGCTCCGAGCAGTCCTCCGCCGTGTGGCTCCCCAGCGGGCTCGTCCTCTTTGCCCTGCTCATGTCCCCGGCGCGGCACTGGCCCGCGGTGGCGCTCACCACCGTCGCGCTGGGGTTCCTCACCCAGCACTCCGACCGCTCCGGGGTGCTCACCCTGCTCGTCTCCACCTGCGGCGCCCTCGAGGCGCTCGTCGGGGCCGCGCTGCTGCGGCGCCTGGTGGGGCCTCGGGTGGAGCTGCACCGGGTGCGGGATGTGCTCGGGCTGGTGACGCTGTCAGCCGGGCTCAGCACCCTGGCCACCGCCTTCGTGGCCGTTTCCCTCATCGTCCTCTCGGGGGCCAGCTCCTGGCAGCTCTACTGGCCCACCTGGTGGGTGTTCTGGCTCGGCGATGCCATGGGCGTGCTGGTGCTGGCGCCGCTGCTGCTCGCCTGGACACACGGCCTCAAGGGCTGGGAGCACCGCCGCCGCTGGGAGCTGGGCGCCACCCTGCTCGTCGTGGGCACGGCCACGCACGTCGTCTTCCGCAGCCAGGCCCTGGAGCCGTGGTGGGCGCTCCACCCCCTGGTGTACCTGTCCCTCCCGTTCATCCTCTGGGCCGCCCTGCGCCTGGAGGCCGCGGGCACCACCGCCGTCACCGCCCTCATCTCCACCGTGGCCCTCTGGCACACCGCCCAGGGCCACGGCCCCTTCTCACGGCCGGCGCTCCAGCATCTCCCACGCGTGGCCCGTGCTCCCGGCCCGCAGCACCACGAGCAGGAGCTCAGCGCTCCGTCCCCCGCGCCGGGCCCCAGCCAGCGCCTCGCGCTGCTCCAGCTGTTCCTCGGGGCCGTCAACATCTCCGGCCTGCTGCTGGCCGCCGCGCTGGGCGAGCGGCGCCGCGCCCAGCTCGAGGTGTCCGCGCTCAACCAGGAGCTGCGCCATTCCCTGGAGGTGCTCGCGCGGACGCAGTCGGAGCTGCTGGCCCGCGAGCGCATGGCCGCGCTCGGCGAGCTGTCCGCCACCCTGGCCCACGAGGTGCGCAACCCGCTGGGCGCCATCGCCAACTGCGTCTCGGCGCTGCGCCACCTGCCCGGCCGGCGGCCCGAGCCCCAGGAGGAGGCCCTGCTCGACATCATCGACGAGGAGGTGCAGCGGCTGGATCAGCTCGTGCGCGAGCTGCTGGACTTCGCCCGGCCGGTGCGGCCTCGGCCCCGCCCCCAGCCGCTCGAGGCCGTGGTGGAGGGTGCCCTCTGCGCGGCGCTGCGCTCCCAGGGCCCGAACCCGCGCATCACCGTGCTGCGCGAGGTGGAGCCGGCGCTGCCGCCCGCGCTGGTGGATGCGCCCCTGCTCCACCTGGCCTTCACCAACCTCTTCACCAATGCCCTCCAGGCCATGCCCGACGGAGGCGCCCTGCAGGTGCGCATCGCTCGCGACGAGCGCGCGCCCCAGCAGCTCCAGCTCTCCATCTCCGACACCGGCCGGGGAATGAGCCCGGAGGTGCAGCGGCGCATCTTCGAGCCGTTCTTCACCACGCGGGCCAACGGCATCGGGCTGGGGCTGCCGATCGTCCTGCGCATCGTGGAGGGACACCTGGGCCAGGTGGAGGTGCGCAGCACCGAGGGCCGCGGCACCACCTTCACCGTGCGGCTGCCATGCACCGAGTCCGCCACCGAGCAGCCCCTGGCGTCCTGA
- a CDS encoding LysR substrate-binding domain-containing protein, with amino-acid sequence MRQSMMWAPHPFTLRQLQYVVAVADTLSFRKAAEQCHVSQPSLSAQLAQMEEALGVRIFERDRRRVLLTQAGKELVERARQLLVEADDLTEAARRASDPLSGTLRLGVIPTVSPYLLPSITPPLRKAYPRLTLLWVEDKTEVLVRALATGTLDGALLALEANLGDVEHEVIAEDPFVLAMAPGHPLGARKSEAPHTELQGADVLLLDEGHCFREQALAFCSKAKAHELEFRATSLPTLTQMIAAGAGVTLLPRLAVPTEVRRSELQVRPLAAPVPKRTLALVWRKRSSLRTALRQVAATIRGAYPKS; translated from the coding sequence TTGCGCCAATCAATGATGTGGGCTCCACACCCCTTCACCCTCCGCCAGCTCCAATATGTGGTGGCGGTCGCGGACACGCTGAGCTTCCGGAAGGCGGCCGAGCAGTGTCACGTGTCCCAGCCCTCGCTGAGCGCGCAGCTGGCGCAGATGGAGGAGGCGCTCGGGGTGCGCATCTTCGAGCGGGATCGCCGGCGCGTCCTGCTCACCCAGGCGGGCAAGGAGCTGGTGGAGCGCGCGCGGCAGCTCCTGGTGGAGGCGGATGACCTCACCGAGGCGGCCCGGCGCGCGAGTGATCCGCTCAGCGGCACCCTGCGCCTGGGCGTCATCCCCACCGTCTCGCCCTACCTGCTGCCGAGCATCACTCCGCCCCTGCGCAAGGCGTACCCGCGGCTGACGCTGCTGTGGGTGGAGGACAAGACGGAGGTGCTGGTGCGCGCCCTCGCCACGGGAACCCTGGATGGCGCGCTGTTGGCGCTGGAGGCGAACCTCGGTGACGTCGAGCACGAGGTGATTGCCGAGGATCCCTTCGTCCTGGCGATGGCGCCCGGGCACCCGCTGGGCGCTCGCAAGTCGGAGGCGCCCCACACCGAGCTCCAGGGAGCCGACGTCCTGCTGCTGGACGAGGGCCACTGCTTCCGCGAGCAGGCGCTGGCCTTCTGCTCCAAGGCCAAGGCACACGAGCTGGAGTTCCGCGCCACCAGCCTGCCCACGCTCACGCAGATGATCGCCGCCGGAGCCGGCGTCACCCTGCTGCCGCGCCTGGCCGTCCCCACGGAGGTGCGCCGCAGCGAGCTGCAGGTGCGGCCTCTGGCGGCGCCGGTGCCCAAGCGGACGCTCGCGCTGGTATGGCGCAAGCGCTCCTCGCTGCGGACCGCGCTGCGGCAGGTGGCCGCGACGATTCGCGGCGCGTACCCGAAGTCCTAG
- a CDS encoding sigma 54-interacting transcriptional regulator, producing MKRTRDSTFVDRSPRKPLYVQVVTQPALHGCWSVNISETGIGLVATPRGGPEEGPREGQELEMEFSLPDSHARIRVRGVVRWRHDTEGAEGGTVTALGLSFSAFEGSDRVTLVRYLLESALHVAVAFATEAQARTIRTALEGHARLGFADSAAEIHALLSRGDVAVLLVAGWDEVQALSLIEQLSARRLEEVDATGAAPPSDMAARIVCCAPAAPERLIGLFNAGSIFRALGPAPEVEVVRQAVLDAGREHGVRTEQRRMALELERNLLRERALMSGPAGAPAPAQGDGPGFSSPAMQRVMELVRVAAPHRVAVLLQGETGTGKEVLARIIHRMSGRGDVPLVVQDCGALTETLLESELFGHVKGAFTGAVADHPGLFVLADGGTIFLDEIENTTPNLQIKLLRVLEGGDVRPVGGTQVRHVDVRVVAASNRDLAQEVRAGRFRADLFYRLNSFTIDLPPLRDRPEDVLSLARHFLELFNRALKRSASGLAPEAEEALLAYSWPGNARELRNVMERAVLLSQPGENVTRRLLPPTLVGTRPATVVMSGSLKARMEQVERDIIREALEQHGGVLRRAAVALGMDPVTLGRRARRHGLWKGG from the coding sequence ATGAAGCGAACCCGCGACTCCACCTTTGTCGACCGCAGCCCGCGTAAGCCCCTGTACGTGCAGGTGGTGACGCAGCCGGCATTGCACGGGTGCTGGTCGGTCAACATCAGCGAGACGGGCATCGGCCTGGTGGCCACCCCGCGCGGCGGGCCGGAGGAGGGGCCGCGCGAGGGGCAGGAGCTGGAGATGGAGTTCTCGCTGCCGGACTCGCACGCGCGCATCCGGGTGCGGGGCGTGGTGCGGTGGCGGCACGACACGGAGGGCGCCGAGGGCGGCACGGTGACGGCGCTGGGCCTGTCGTTCAGCGCCTTCGAGGGCTCGGACCGGGTGACGCTGGTGCGCTACCTGCTCGAGAGCGCCCTGCACGTGGCGGTGGCCTTCGCGACGGAGGCGCAGGCGCGCACCATCCGCACGGCGCTGGAGGGGCACGCGCGGCTGGGCTTCGCGGACTCGGCGGCGGAGATTCATGCGCTGCTGTCTCGCGGAGACGTGGCGGTGCTGCTGGTGGCCGGGTGGGACGAGGTGCAGGCGCTGTCGCTCATCGAGCAGCTGTCGGCGCGGCGCCTGGAGGAGGTGGACGCCACGGGGGCCGCTCCGCCCAGTGACATGGCGGCGCGCATCGTCTGCTGCGCCCCTGCGGCGCCCGAGCGGCTGATCGGCCTGTTCAACGCGGGCAGCATCTTCCGAGCGCTGGGGCCGGCGCCCGAGGTGGAGGTGGTGCGGCAGGCGGTGCTGGACGCGGGGCGCGAGCACGGGGTGCGCACGGAGCAGCGGCGCATGGCGCTGGAGCTGGAGCGCAACCTGCTGCGCGAGCGCGCGCTGATGAGCGGGCCGGCGGGAGCGCCGGCGCCCGCGCAGGGGGATGGGCCCGGCTTCTCGAGCCCGGCGATGCAGCGGGTGATGGAGCTGGTGCGCGTGGCGGCGCCCCACCGGGTGGCGGTGCTGCTGCAGGGCGAGACGGGCACGGGCAAGGAGGTGCTGGCGCGCATCATCCACCGGATGAGCGGCCGCGGAGACGTGCCGCTGGTGGTGCAGGACTGCGGCGCGCTCACCGAGACGCTGCTGGAGAGCGAGCTGTTCGGCCACGTGAAGGGCGCCTTCACCGGCGCGGTGGCGGACCACCCGGGCCTGTTCGTGCTGGCCGACGGCGGCACCATCTTCCTGGACGAAATCGAGAACACGACGCCCAACCTGCAGATCAAGCTGCTGCGCGTGCTGGAGGGCGGGGACGTGCGGCCGGTGGGCGGCACGCAGGTGCGGCACGTGGACGTGCGCGTGGTGGCGGCGAGCAACAGGGACCTGGCCCAGGAGGTGCGGGCCGGACGGTTCCGGGCGGACCTGTTCTACCGGCTCAACAGCTTCACCATCGACCTGCCCCCGCTGCGCGATCGGCCCGAGGACGTGCTCTCGCTGGCCCGACACTTCCTGGAGCTGTTCAACCGCGCGCTGAAGCGCTCGGCGAGCGGGCTGGCCCCGGAGGCGGAGGAGGCGCTGCTGGCCTACTCGTGGCCGGGCAACGCGCGCGAACTGCGCAACGTGATGGAGCGCGCGGTGCTGCTGTCCCAGCCGGGAGAGAATGTGACGCGGCGGCTGCTGCCTCCGACGCTGGTGGGCACGCGCCCGGCCACCGTGGTGATGAGCGGCTCGCTGAAGGCACGGATGGAGCAGGTGGAGCGGGACATCATCCGCGAGGCGCTGGAGCAGCACGGCGGCGTGCTGCGGCGCGCGGCGGTGGCGCTGGGGATGGACCCCGTCACGCTGGGGCGCAGGGCCCGCCGTCACGGGCTTTGGAAGGGCGGCTGA